A single Dermacentor albipictus isolate Rhodes 1998 colony chromosome 3, USDA_Dalb.pri_finalv2, whole genome shotgun sequence DNA region contains:
- the LOC135914405 gene encoding uncharacterized protein, which yields MGSQGAALAAQPGRGIRSTEMPAQDYEMVVPHLPSGSSVLNTVFLHGDVTARPYRVEHFRDALARLSLLPDVVALGAYQMNHLWAVTFNSEGAKAKILQAEAFNVKDHRCVVIDPTNRGVRLKLFWLLHGVQDDDVRVALAAFGKVTEITRDKWRVKGCVDKASTTRSVTLKLKVGVTIEDLPHQLRVGEDVALVHVPGRAPLCLRCRGKGHIRRECRVPRCGLCRRFGHDESQCVRSYANVTGQARNDEVAEHIMDEADAVEATHGSEGDDATKESTSKETAPAPLADTSQAGKDQTQPAVASKPAFLPEKADSVTAVSLVTTGQQGDNQEDADTEMPAASSVAVKRAHEDSDIQEPRLVGERGEEPPPKAPSTRRGPFKPKPKLPPERSTASALPPP from the coding sequence ATGGGCTCCCAAGGAGCGGCTTTAGCGGCCCAGCCGGGTCGCGGTATCAGGAGCACTGAAATGCCTGCCCAGGATTATGAAATGGTTGTTCCCCATCTGCCATCAGGTTCGAGTGTTTTGAACACAGTATTTTTGCATGGTGATGTCACCGCCAGGCCATATCGCGTCGAGCATTTTCGCGACGCCCTAGCGCGTCTGTCATTGCTGCCGGATGTGGTTGCCCTTGGGGCATATCAGATGAACCACCTGTGGGCCGTTACTTTCAACAGCGAAGGAGCGAAGGCAAAGATTCTGCAGGCCGAAGCTTTCAATGTAAAAGACCACCGCTGCGTGGTTATTGACCCGACCAACCGAGGTGTCAGGCTGAAGCTGTTTTGGCTGCTCCACGGCGTGCAAGACGACGACGTGCGAGTGGCATTAGCAGCGTTCGGAAAAGTGACTGAAATAACCCGCGATAAATGGAGGGTTAAAGGCTGCGTTGACAAGGCTTCAACAACACGGTCGGTTACACTGAAACTGAAGGTGGGTGTTACCATCGAGGACTTGCCCCATCAGTTGCGTGTTGGTGAGGACGTTGCTCTCGTCCATGTTCCTGGGAGGGCTCCGCTCTGCCTTCGGTGCCGTGGAAAAGGACATATACGCCGTGAGTGTCGGGTGCCACGCTGCGGGCTATGCCGGCGTTTCGGCCACGATGAGAGCCAGTGCGTGCGTAGCTACGCTAATGTTACGGGCCAGGCACGAAATGATGAAGTGGCCGAACACATCATGGATGAAGCAGACGCGGTTGAAGCAACCCACGGAAGTGAGGGAGATGATGCCACCAAGGAGTCAACATCCAAGGAAACCGCACCCGCACCCCTTGCAGATACCAGCCAAGCCGGTAAGGACCAAACCCAGCCGGCCGTCGCATCAAAGCCAGCGTTCCTTCCGGAAAAAGCGGATAGCGTGACAGCTGTAAGCCTGGTTACGACTGGGCAGCAGGGCGACAACcaggaagacgccgataccgagatGCCCGCCGCGTCAAGTGTAGCAGTGAAGCGGGCTCACGAGGATTCGGATATTCAGGAACCGAGATTGGTCGGTGAACGCGGCGAGGAGCCTCCGCCGAAGGCACCTTCAACGCGCCGCGGACCGTTCAAGCCCAAACCGAAATTGCCACCGGAACGCAGTACTGCGTCTGCTCTCCCTCCGCCTTAG